One stretch of Oncorhynchus clarkii lewisi isolate Uvic-CL-2024 chromosome 3, UVic_Ocla_1.0, whole genome shotgun sequence DNA includes these proteins:
- the LOC139385057 gene encoding TBC1 domain family member 25-like, protein MDVEGRVDESRLLMHIFKNGGVSPSERGQVWRFLFGMYPCSSTSLERPLLQEQLNVRYHSMKRKWQQLFPAAVRLRINGTDAELVAAVRYYDVRQDRVQLQAQNQSDEVRERLSFLELQAQVLFERVTFDLEELQEAIRIIDKDVPRTDRDLPYYL, encoded by the exons ATGGACGTAGAAGGGAGAGTGGACGAGTCCAGGCTGCTGATGCACATTTTCAAGAATG GTGGTGTATCCCCTTCGGAGCGTGGCCAGGTGTGGCGTTTCCTGTTCGGGATGTACCCCTGCAGCTCCACCTCTCTGGAGCGCCCCCTACTGCAGGAGCAGCTCAACGTCCGCTACCACTCCATGAAGAGGAAGTGGCAGCAGCTTTTTCCTGCCGCCGTCCGACTGCGTATAAATGGCACCGATG CTGAGTTGGTGGCAGCGGTGCGGTACTACGATGTGAGGCAGGACAGGGTCCAGCTGCAGGCTCAGAACCAGAGTGATGAGGTCAGGGAGAGGCTGTCCTTCCTGGAGCTACAGGCCCAG GTGTTGTTTGAGCGGGTGACCTTTGATCTGGAGGAGCTCCAAGAGGCCATCCGAATCATCGACAAGGACGTGCCTCGGACAGACCGAGACCTACCCTACTACTTGTGA
- the LOC139385066 gene encoding TBC1 domain family member 15-like, whose protein sequence is MNDLCSRFLEVLDSEVDTYWSFSCYMEKFSKDFRADGLHRKIELEAALLKELDPQLHTHLITDSMESFTFCHRWLLLGFQREFEHCDALRLFEILSCDHLELISQQVDRARYQERIARRHGRGETVGTVEVRR, encoded by the exons ATGAATGACCTTTGTAGCCGATTCCTGGAGGTGCTGGACTCTGAAGTGGACACCTACTGGAGCTTCTCCTGCTACATGGAGAAGTTCTCCAAGGACTTCCGCGCTGACGGCCTGCACAGGAAGATAG agctggaggcagcactGCTGAAGGAGTTGGACCCTCAGCTCCACACCCACCTGATCACAGATAGCATGGAGAGTTTCACCTTCTGTCACAG ATGGCTGCTGCTGGGTTTCCAAAGAGAGTTTGAGCACTGTGATGCCCTGCGTCTCTTTGAGATCCTGAGCTGTGACCACCTGGAGCTCATCTCCCAGCAGGTGGACCGCGCCCGCTACCAGGAGAGGATCGCTCGCAGGCACGGTCGAGGTGAGACGGTAGGCACGGTCGAGGTGAGACGGTAG